A genome region from Carya illinoinensis cultivar Pawnee chromosome 2, C.illinoinensisPawnee_v1, whole genome shotgun sequence includes the following:
- the LOC122296996 gene encoding sulfite exporter TauE/SafE family protein 3-like, whose product MARTQFLNQRGLAITTAAVAWFLFGSLVMMSNVSCAERVLKDIEPESSVLEREERQGFLLKMFNFLLQGGKSSYEHVWPEMEFGWKIVVGSIIGFFGAALGSVGGVGGGGIFVPMLTLIIGFDPKSSTAISKCMIMGAAGSTVYYNLRLRHPTLDIPLIDYDLALLFQPMLMLGISIGVAFNVMFADWMVTVLLIILFIGTSTKALFKGIETWKKETIMKKESARLLESETKPGDGSGEEYRALPSGPTDHQDEEVSLARNIHWKEVSLLVYVWVAFLIVQIVKTYTVTCSINYWILNSLQVPIAVSVTLFEAISLYRGTRVIASKGKEITNWKLHLIFLYCSCGIVAGMVGGLLGLGGGFILGPLFLELGIPPQVASATSTFAMVFSSSMSVVQYYLLNRFPVPYAAYFVLVATIAAFTGQHVVRKIIKLLGRASIIIFILALTIFVSAISLGGVGIANMVEKMENQEYMGFENLCHQS is encoded by the exons ATGGCTCGGACTCAGTTCCTGAACCAGAGAGGGTTGGCAATAACAACAGCAGCGGTAGCATGGTTTTTGTTTGGGAGCCTAGTTATGATGAGCAACGTCAGCTGTGCAGAACGGGTCTTGAAAGATATAGAACCAGAAAGTTCTGTacttgagagagaagaaagacaAGGGTTTCTACTTAAAATGTTTAATTTCTTATTACAGGGTGGGAAATCTTCCTATGAGCATGTTTGGCCG GAGATGGAATTCGGTTGGAAAATTGTAGTTGGATCAATAATTGGATTCTTTGGCGCAGCATTGGGTAGCGTTGGAGGGGTTGGAGGTGGTGGAATTTTCGTCCCAATGCTCACCTTAATCATTGGTTTCGACCCCAAGTCTTCCACTGCCATCTCTAAGT GTATGATCATGGGTGCCGCTGGATCAACGGTATACTACAATCTGAGACTCAGACACCCAACACTGGACATTCCCCTAATAGATTATGACCTGGCGTTGCTCTTTCAGCCCATGCTAATGCTAGGAATTAGCATTGGGGTTGCCTTCAATGTCATGTTTGCTGATTGGATGGTCACAGTTCTGCTTATCATTCTATTCATTG GTACATCAACAAAAGCATTATTTAAAGGGATTGAGACATGGAAGAAAGAGACAATAATGAAGAAG GAATCGGCTAGGCTGTTGGAATCAGAGACAAAACCTGGTG ATGGTTCTGGAGAAGAATACAGAGCACTACCAAGTGGTCCCACTGATCACCAAGATGAGGAG GTTTCCCTAGCACGCAACATACACTGGAAAGAAGTATCCCTGCTTGTGTATGTCTGGGTGGCTTTTCTTATTGTTCAGATTGTTAAG ACATATACGGTGACCTGCTCCATCAATTACTGGATTCTGAACTCCTTGCag GTACCGATTGCGGTCTCAGTGACACTTTTTGAAGCCATAAGCTTATACAGAGGGACAAGGGTGATTGCATCTAAGGGAAAGGAAATCACAAACTGGAAGTTGCATCTGATTTTTTTATACTGTAGCTGTGGTATAGTGGCCGGTATGGTAGGTGGACTGCTCGGGCTAGGAGGTGGCTTTATCTTGGGACCCCTTTTTCTCGAATTGGGAATTCCTCCTCAG GTAGCAAGCGCAACATCAACCTTTGCAATGGTATTCTCATCCTCCATGTCAGTTGTCCAATATTACCTTCTCAATCGTTTCCCTGTTCCATACG CTGCTTACTTTGTTCTCGTTGCAACAATAGCTGCCTTCACTGGTCAGCACGTAGTGAGAAAGATAATTAAACTCCTTGGCAGGgcatcaataataatcttcatACTAGCTCTGACAATCTTTGTGAGCGCAATCAGCTTAG GTGGGGTGGGCATTGCGAATATGGTTGAGAAGATGGAAAATCAAGAGTACATGGGTTTTGAAAATCTGTGTCACCAGTCTTAA